The proteins below come from a single Lepeophtheirus salmonis chromosome 4, UVic_Lsal_1.4, whole genome shotgun sequence genomic window:
- the LOC121116717 gene encoding uncharacterized protein has translation MRVFILCALIAVASATTIGEPKFNEKTMKCDFCKFVLGKINESVFSEENVDEALQQLDEICDKVEEVSGFLGETCDKFIEEVVKPKIEDLLATKPTPEEACKKFEMC, from the exons ATGAGAGTTTTTATTCTTTGTGCCTTGATTGCAGTAGCCTCTGCTACCACCATTGGTGAGCCAAAGTTCAATGAGAAGACCATGAAGTGTGATTTCTGTAAGTTTGTCTTGGGAAAGATTAATGAATCAGTCTTCAGTGAAGAAAATGTTGATGAGGCTCTGCAACAGCTAGATGAA ATTTGCGACAAAGTCGAAGAAGTATCTGGATTCCTTGGAGAAACTTGTgataaatttattgaagaagTCGTGAAGCCCAAGATTGAAGATCTCCTCGCCACCAAGCCAACTCCTGAAGAGGCATGCAAGAAATTTGAAATGTGCTAA